GCCGCGATCAATACGATCATCAGCGGCACCGCCTGCAGCAATTGCAGGTGGCCGATATAAGGGTTACCGGGGAACAGGCTGGCTTCGGGATTGGCCAGGCCGTCGACGAAGTATTTGAGAATGTAGGCGAGCATCGGCTGGGTGGATGCAAAGATAAGAAAGCCGACAATGCTCAAGCAGAAAAGGCCAATGTACGGCCGCACATAGGTCAATAGACGAAAGTAAATCGCCAGGGTCGTTTTAGCTTGAGGATCAGGACTGCTCATGGGAATCCGCACGAAAAAATTAGGCGGGCATGGTAGCACAACCCATATTTGTCGACCCCTGCTGCGACCCAAGCGGGGCTGACTCGGGTAACATGCCGCATTTGTTCAGGTAAGTATGCCGATGCACCCATTGGAACACAGCGCCTATCTGGCTTTGCGAGAAAACGCCACCGTGCTGGAAGCGGACGGATCCGGGGACAAGGTTCTGTTGCTTGAGGACGGCACTATTCTCAAGCTGTTCCGCCGCAAGCGCCTGCTCAGTTCGGCCTTGTTGTTTCCTTACGCGCAACGCTTCGCTGACAACATCGACGCGCTGAAAAAGCGCGGTGTCCCCTGCCCGGACGTCATCGCTACTTACCGGATTTCCAGCATCAGCCGCGATGCGGTGCGTTACACACCGCTGCCTGGGCTGACCATCCGGCAAGTGCTCAAGCAAAGCGGTGAAAACGCGCCATTACGGGCCGAGCTGGGAACGTTCATTGCCAACTTGCACGACCGCGGTGTCTATTTCCGCTCGCTGCACTTGGGCAACGTGATCCTTACTCCTGAGTCAAAGCTGGGCCTGATCGACATCTCTGACATGAAGTGCCAGCGACGGGCGCTGAGCGAATCCAAGCGGCTGCGTAATTTCCAGCACCTGCTCCGCTATAAGGAAGACCGCGCGTGGCTGGTCGACAGCGATGCGGGAGCAGCTTTTGTCTCTGCTTACACCCGCGGCCGAAGCCCGCACTTTACGACGCGTCTCCAGGCGCTGCTTGACTAGAGGCGGCACTAAGGCCGGCGAGCTCGGCGCCCAGTAATTCGTCGAGGCGCTGCAGCGTGATTTTGGGGATGACACGCTCCGGCATTCGACTTACGGCGGACAGGTTGAACACTTGCATGCCGGTTCTGGGCAGAATCCTGCGGGCCATCAGGGTGAAGCTGGGCAGGATGTACTGTTCGAAATCTTCATCCAGGCTGCTGGGCAAAGCCGCCGCGCCCTTTTCATAAAACCGCCCCCCGCTCTGGCGCAGGTCCATTCCGACGACGAAGACCTGGCGAAACCCCAAATGACAGGCCAGCTGCAGCGCACCGAAGGGGATCGTGCGGCTGCCAAAATAGCCTCGCTTCAGGTTCAGGCTGAAGCCGATGCGATTCGGCTTGCGACGCAGCAGCGAGAAGTCTGATATGAGCTCCTCGTCATGACGGATTGACCATGCGTAGGCGCGGTCTGACAACACGGCCTTGCCATCCTGGCGGTTGACCCGCTCCAGCAGATAAATCTTTTTGCCATTCAACGCGGTGGCGTCAGCGGCATGGATCGCCTGAAGCACATCCAGACTCATCGCCAGGTGCTCGCCGTGGGCAACACCCAGCAGCGCCAGCTCAGGCCGACCGATGACGAAGTTCGGGTCGTCACACAGGTAATAGAAAGGCTTTATGCCCTCGTCGACGCAACGCACGATCGAGCCGTTCATGGCGACGACGGGCAGGCTTCGGTAGCGCTGCAGCGGGAACTCGCTGGCTGAAGGCCCGGATGCCAACAAAAACACCGGCCCGGTGGCGGAGTGACGTGAGTGGCCAAAACCCTGCAGACACACTTCTAGATCCCTGCCAAGCAACCAGCGCCGCTCGCCTCGGGTTTCAACCCTCAGCACGTCGCGCCTCCCTGGAGATTGCCACCGCACCGGCCAGGGGCAGCCACAACCATTCCCACACCACATTCGGCGAGCCGACGAAGGTGTGCAGCTCAACGGTCATGACGACACCTGCGGAACAGAGGATCGCCAGCCAAAGCCGCGCGAGCTCAGAGGTCTGTCGAGCGCGCAGCAGGCAGGCGCCGGCATGCAGCATGGTTGCCAGCAGCAATGCCAGACCGACAACACCGAACTGGTACAGAACTTCAAAATACAGGCCGTGTGTATTGCGCACGACTTGCCCGGTCGAGAGGCGTACATCCCCCAATGGCGTGCCCGCGCCAACGCCAAACCACCAATGGCCTGACAGGCGCTCGAACACCGCGGCCCAGACCTCGTTGCGGCCTGTTACACCGCGGGTCTGAACCTCGTAGGCCAGCTCGCTGAACCCGAATACGAGCACCAGCGCCACGATAACGGCGGCAGGTATAAGGATATTGCGGCGCAGCTTTCCGCTGGTCATCGTGCTCAGCAAAACCAGCCCGCCCACCGACGAGGCCAGCCAGGCGCTGCGCGCGAAAGTGAAATAGATATAGATAGCGATAACGGCACAACATACCAGCCAGAGCGCGATCTCTGTACGGCGCCGCGACCGCAATGTCAGCCAGATCCCGCCCAACAAAAACAGACCGTAATTCATGCCGGCCACGATGGTATTACCGAAGTCAGCGACATCCGGAACGCCCGAGCTAGCCAGTAACATCTGGCGATAGCCCAAAACGAAGGCGCCATGGGCGGCGAGGTTGATCATCGAAAACGCTGCAAAGAGCGCGACCACCAGCACCGACAGTTTGAGGATTTTTTCCCAGTCAAAGTTGCCGATCGGCCGCACCAGCCCCACGCCAACGAAAAACACGAGGATGAGTAGAATCCGCCGCATTGACTTCAAGTCGTCGTCCGCCATCACGCTGTTGATGAACAAGTAGGCAAACAGCAGCAATACGGTGCAGACCAGCGGGCTAATGGCAAAAGATCGCCGGCTCATTGCCGGAGCTGCACAGAGGAGTGCTATGACGAGCGCCGCACGGATGAAAGCGGCCCAGGAACTTGACTCACCGGGCCACCAGAATGGCCCCAGGAACAGGATAAGCATCACCACTGCAAGCAGCAAAGCCGCTACGTAGCCCGCACGCGCCGGCAATTTTTTTACCACCATTCCCATCCATATCCTTTGCTATGTAGCGGCGTTTTCAGTGTGATCAGACGCTAATGACCACTGACTGCAGTAATGACTTCAGGTTTCAGAAGTAAGCGCTACAACCTGCGGCAATTGCCAGAACACGGCTTTCACCGCCTCATCGCTAAAGCGATCGTTCAGCCGCTGCAACATGGCCTCGGCGCAGGACTGCCGCAACTCGGCGTCCATACGCGAAAGATGTACCAGCCCTTGAGCCAAGCCATCGACACCACCGAGAGGAAACAGAATGCCCACGCCCTCGACGACCTCTCTGGCGCCGCCACAGGCTGTCGCCAGCAACGGCACGCCTGCAACCATGGCCTCCAGCAAAACCATGCCAAAGGGCTCATGGTCGGAGCTCAACGCGAACACGTCGAACGCCCTGAAGTAGCGGCTGGCCTGAAGCACCTGCCCTGTTAGCAAGACGTGATTGCCAATGCCCAACTCACCGGCCAGATGTTTCAAGTCTTGTTCCAGTCGACCCTGACCGAGAATCACCAGTTGGCTGCCGGCAGGAAGATCAGGCAAGGCCTGCGCGAATCCCTTGAGCAGCGTCGATTGGTCCTTGTCGGGGTGCAGCCGTCCGACATTACCTACCACCCACGCATCCTGGGCCAGCCCCAACGCTTCGCGTGCCTGCTCGCGGGACAGCAATGTGGCGGTCAGTTGATCGACATGGATGCGGTTATAGAGGGTTTGAATCCGATCGGCCGGCCACTTCGGCAGGCATTTACGGATGTCATCGCGCACCGCGTCCGAAACCCCCAACAGGCTCAGGCGCGCGCGGAACATGTTGGCCATGACTTTGCGACTGCGACGGCGGTAATCACCAAACGCATGATGAACACCGATCACCGGCAGCTTGGTCGCAAGCAGGGCAATGTAGGTGGGTTTGAAGCGGTGGGTAATGCAAAAGTGGAAGCTGCGCGAGGCCGCAATCTTGCGCAGATCGCGGATCGCTGCCAGCTTCATGCCGCCGATTGCCTTGGAGCTGTACTCCATGAACAGCACTTCGTCCGACGCGCAACTGGCTGCGACTTCGGCGTCGGCAGCCCCGGTCAGAAAGACCGTGGTGACGCGATAGCCCCGGCCTGCAAACAAGCTTGCGTATTGACGGGCACAGTCAAGAAACGGCCCGTCGTAGCCGTGGCAAAACTGGAGGACATGCCGCTCAGCTGAGCGTGTCATGACTGTCCACACCGTCTTTGACCACCAGAATGTCTTCCATGATCAGGTACTCCAGATCGGAGCCAAAGAACATGTTCAACGCATCGGTAGGCGAACAAATCATCGGTTCGCCACGACGGTTGAGCGACGTGTTGAGCGAGACGCCATTGCCGGTGAGGTCTTCCAGCGCCTTCATCATGTCGTAATAGCGCGGGTTGTACTCGCGCTTGAGCACCTGGGCGCGGGATGTGCCGTCTTCATGCACGACTTCAGGCACGCGGGTTTTCCATTCTTCCGCCACTTCGAACGTGAAGGTCATGAACGGCGCCGGGTGATCGATCTTGATCATCTGAGGAGCGACGGTGTCGAGCATCGACGGGCAGAAAGGCCTCCAGCGCTCGCGGAACTTGATCTGATGGTTGATGCGATCAGCCACGCCGGGGATGCTCGGGCAACCGATGATCGAGCGACCGCCGAGGGCGCGTGGACCAAACTCCATGCGGCCCTGGAACCAGGCCACGGGATTGCCCTCGACCATGATTTTGGCGATGTGCTCGGGGGTGTTGTCGATCTTGCGCCACTTCGGTTTGCTCGGATGGCGGGCGCAGGCGGCGATAACGTCTTCGTTGCTGTAGGACGGGCCGAGGTAGACGTGTTCCATCTTCTCGACCGGTACGCCCCGCGCGTGTGAAACGTAAGCAGCTGCACCCACCGCAGTACCTGCGTCACCGGAAGCCGGCTGGACAAACAGCTCTTTGACATCAGGGCGGGCAATGATTTTCTGGTTTAGCTTGACGTTCAATGCGCAGCCGCCGGCAAAGGCCAGCTTGCCGGTTTCCTTGAGGATGTCGCCCAGGTAGTGGTCGATCATCTGCAGCGAAAGCTTTTCAAACAGCGCCTGCATGCTGGCGGCGTAGTGAATGTACGGCTCGTCGGCAATGTCGCCTTCGCGCTTGGGGCCGAGCCATTCAATCAATTTGGGCGAGAAGTAAAAACCTTTGCCCTTCTCTTTATAACGGCGCAGCCCGATGACGTTGGCGTATTCGGTGTTGATCACCAGTTCGCCATTTTCAAAGCTGGCCAGACGTGAGAAGTCGTATTTGGTGGCGTCGCCATAAGGCGCCATGCCCATGACCTTGAACTCGCCGTCGAGCATCTCGAAGCCGAGGAACTCGGTGATTGCGCCGTACAGGCCACCGAGCGAATCCGGATCGAAGAACTCCTTGATCTTGTGGATCTTGCCGTTTTCGCCGTAGCCGAAAAAGGTGGTGGCGTATTCACCCTTGCCATCGATACCGAGAATCGCGGTTTTTTCTTTGAAACCGGAGCAGTGGTAGGCGCTGGAGGCGTGTGCCAAGTGGTGCTCGACGGGCTCGATCTTGATCTTTTTAGGATCGAAGCCCAGCTGTTCGAGACACCAGACGATCTTGTTGCGATAGCGCTTGTAGCGGCGGTTGCCCATCAAGATCGCGTCAAGCGCGCGATCCGGTGCATACCAGTAACGCTTCGCGTAATGCCAGCGCGCTTCGCCGAACAGGCTGATGGGCGCGAAGGGAATGGCCACGACATCAACGTCGGAAGGCTTGATGCCCGCCTGCTCCAGGCAGAATTTCGCTGATTCGTAGGGCATGCGGTTCTTGGCATGCTTGTCGCGTACGAAACGCTCTTCTTCGGCCGCAGCGACCAGCTTGCCGTCGATGTACAAAGCTGCGGAAGGATCATGGCTAAGGGCGCCGGACAGGCCAAGGATCGTCAATGCCACAGGGGTCTAGCCTCTTAAGTCTGCATGCAGGCATCACGCGCCTGACAAATAAGGTGTGTCTGGCGCAACGGCGGCAGACAGCTAAAGGGCGGGATTATAGCGTAATGGCTTTGGAATGGGTCGCAGGGAATGAAGTCCGTCACAGCCATTGGCCGCGCCTACACGTTTGATCCTCGCCTTGTGCGTTAACTATGTAGCACCACACGTTTCAGCCTTCTGATTGATTTGTGGCTCGACGAACCATCGGGCTCATCGCCCGGCCCTTGCGCGCCCTGCGCGCATCGATCATTCAGGATGCTGTACGCCATGGAAACACTTTCAACCCACTCACCGGCACTTGACCGGCTGACCACGCTGGCAGCGGTACTCGACGCCGAATGTCTGCACCTCCCTGACACAGCCACCTCGCTTGACGCCAGCGCCGATACTCAGCGCATCACGCGGTCCGCGCCGCTGCACCTGGCCAACTCGAGGTTTTGGGAAGCGGTAAGCGCGCGCGATATTTCGCGACGCGAGCTCTTCGTGACCGGCCTGGAGCTCACCCTGCGCGATGACGTATTGCTCAACATCGAAGAGGGCGAGTTGCACCGCGAGTACTCAAGGTGCCTGCCTGGCATGGACGCACAAGAGCACGTGGTGTTCAGCGCGCTTGAATTGCAGGTTGATCCACACACCTGCATTGAGCTTGCGGGTGCCATTATTGCGACTGCTCAGGCGGGCCAGACGTTGCTCTGCCTGCCTGGCCAGTCGGTTGAAGGCTTCGTCTCGCACGAAGCGCTGTTGCAAGCGCTGGCGCGGCGCATCAACCATCCTGTATTACGCCTTCCTCTTTTGCGCTTGATGCACGAAAGCACGCGTCAGGCCTGGCTTGAAATCGGCGCAGGCGGCGACATATTCCCGGAGCCCATCAGCCCCGCTGATTTTCAATTGAGGCCCGTCAAGGGCTCACCCTATGAGCACGCTCTGGATCAGTTGCTGGCGAAGCAACGCGTTGAAATTGATGAGCTGCTTGAGACCGGCGATAATCTCTCGCCTGAAGTCCTCGCGGCACGCCTTGAAGACCGCCTCCGTCAGCCAAAGTCCTGGGGGCCGGAAGCTGTCGTCGCCGCTGCGCAAGATCGCCGGTTTCTGCGAGAGCGGCGCCGTGCCCAGCCCGCCTGGCTGGAAATGGCCAGTGAAGAACAGCGCGAGCGCTACGTTGCCGGTCTGATGGCCTACGAACAGGCGCGCAGTGCGCTGACGAGTGTCATGGGCAGCGCGGCCTGCGCTGAACAATTCGCACGGAGCCATTTGCGCGCGCGATTGGCCAACGATCTGGGCCAGGACATTGACCCCGATGATGTGCTGATAACCACCGAACGCGCGCTGCCACTTACAGAACAACCCTATACGGTCAGCCGTTCGCTGACGCAGCTGGCGCTGTACGGACTGCACCCCGGCGACACCGGGCAGGACTCTGCCTTTCAGGCGCGCACCCGGATCACCTATGCCGGCGAGCCGCTGGAGCCGGAGCTTGCCGGCCTGACACCCTCCTATCTGGCCGACGTCATTAGTGAGCAGGACCTGCGCGCCCGCTTCGGCCCTGCGCAACGTGAGGCGCTCGGCTCGCCGGTCACCCAGCGCATGATGTGCGAAGCAATGCATCTCCAGTTGGTGGCGCAAGCCCGTGGCGCAGAGCTGCAGGGGTACATTCAGCCCGCCGATCTGCTGATGATCGAATCGCTTGACCCACACACCACCGCACCCGCCTCTCCCCACGTTGCCGTTCAGCACATCAAACTCAATGGGCGTGACACCCTCGGCAGCGTATTGGTGTTGCGCAAACTTGATGCAGCGGGGCAGCCGGACGGGTTGCTGATGTTTACGCCGGACAGCCCCCGCGCCCGGAATTTTCAGCGATTCGAGAATGACCGTCAGTTGCTGGTCGAACTGGTGAGCTGGAGCGCGTCGGCTGAACTGACCGGGTTCTTGTTGAACCAAATAAGCGCCGAGAGAAGAGACACGCTGAAACACCAGCTGCAGAATCTGAGCGAAAAGCCCGCACCTATCCCGGACTGGCTCAGCTTCACCACCCTTGCGGATTACAGCACCGGTTTGCGTGCGTTGGTGTCTGCGCGGGTCAAGGTGACGCTTTCAGAGCAACAGCAACACACGCCGCACTGGTTTCTGCGTGCCAGTCCTGAACAGCGCCAGCAAATGGTGGCGGCGGAGGACGCGCTTGTCGGCGCCGCAGACCTTTACACATCCGCCGCGCGCACCCAGGCGATCGACTTCAATAGTTATATGCACCAGACCGCTCGCCAACAGCTCAGTCAGCTGCTGGGGGTGGCTCCCGGAACCGTCGACCCGGACCGAATCATTGTTCGCACGCCGCGGGAAACTCTTTCGTACACACAGCTGCTGCGCGACGGTTACGACGATTCGATTGGCCTTCTCAACGCGTCTGCCGATACGACGGCCAGCTTCTACGGCCCGGAAGGAGTGGATCTCTCGCCGCTAAGCCCGGAGAACGTCGCCGCATCGGTTCGCGGTCAGTGGGTGGCCGATCAGTACATCGCGATGATTCGAGGGCAACTCCTGGACCCCACCAACGAAGGCTACGCCTGGAGCCGCCGGCACAGCCTGCTGTTGACTCAACTGCAAATGCGCGCGGATGCGCTGCGCAGTTTTCTCGAAGGGCACATCGACGCATCGCAGCTGGATTGGCTGACCGGCTCTGTCCTCAATATGCATCACAAGAGCCCGGCGGAGCGGCTGCGCTACCCGGTTTATCCGCTACGCGTGAATGTGCAGGCGGGAATCACCGGCGTCCCGGCAGAAATTATCCACGGCTGCTTTCTGCTGCGGCCGCCCGAAGCAAAAACCCTGGATCAGGTGTTGCTGTATACACCGCAGGCCCCGGATGGCCGCGCGTTTCGCCCTCTGACGGCGTTCTCCAACACGTTGCTGAGCGAGGGCATGGGCGACTACTACCTGAGCCGGGCGCGACTAAAAGCCGGCATGCCGCTGGCGTTCGCGTTCGCTGATTTGAAACACGGCAAAGGCCGCAAGCCCTCACTGCCAAGGGAGCCGTTTCGTGATCTGTACGACGTGTGCTTTAACCAAGTGATCGAGCGCAGAATTCGGGATGTTCAGGACACCGAAAAGGGTCGCGCCGACATGCTCGCGCGGCAATTGTGGGGCGGCTTCGAGCTCATCGCCACTGCCGTGACCCTGCCCTTCCCGCCGGCCAGTTTCGCAGTCGGCATGCTCATCGCCGGCGTTGACGGCTATCGGGCCTTGAGCGCACTGAGCGAGCGGGATCACGCTGCCGCCAGCGTTCATGTGCTCAGCGTCTGGCTCAATGCGGCGGGCGCGGCGGGCGATCTTCACAGCGGGATCAAAGGGCTCGGCGGCGTGCTGAAAGAACTGGCCGGGCCGGGAAAAGCGGGTCGGCGCGTGCGTTCCATTCCCCAGCCCACCGATGAAACGCTGCGGCCCGTCGTGGTGGAGAACACCTTGTTCTGGGCGGGGCAACCCTCGGGCAACCGCCACGTCCCGCTTTACCGAACTCAGGCGCTGCTTCCGGAGACGCTTCAGCCTACCGGCCACTACGCGCGCACGGATGCGAGCGGCATATGGCACGCGTTGCAGCAAGACACCCCGCCGGTTCCAGGCAACGACGTCGCTCACCTGCCCAGCGGTTACGCAGTCAATGTTTCGCTGAAAGAAGCCGTAGTCCACGCCAGCGAACACGGTCGTGGGGTCAAGGTCCTGCGTGGAAACTGCTACGTCTCTTTGCATGGCCAGATATTCCAGGTGCAGTACGACCCAGGGCTGAGCACCTGGCAGATCATCGACCCGCGCAACCCGTTCGCTTTTTTCGGCAGGCAACCGGTTCGCCTTGATAGCCAGCGGCAATGGCAACTGCTTGAGCCTGCCCGGCTAAAAGGCGGCGTCCTGCCCGCATTTCACCGCTTGGGCGAGACGCCCGCGGGCCCCACAACCGCAGTGGGTGACATTAGCGATTACGAGATGCCGGAATCGCTGCAGCGTTATATCTTTGGCATCGTCAGCCCCCGCCAGGCTGAGCGCTTCGAGGAGGGACCGTTTGGGCTTCGGGAGTTTTTCGACGCGGTGTTCAAGACGGGGCGCTCGACCTATAAGGCGTTGCGCGAAAATCTGTATCGCGATGCCAGGATGTTTTTCGAGCAACCGTGGCTCCCCGGCAAGCCTGCGTTGCCCGTGCTGGAAGAAGGCATCACGGTGCCGGACTTCTTCAAGGTCGCTCTGGAAACATCCAACGGGCTGGTGATTGGCGAGGCCCCTACCTCTGTCGCCAGCAAACAGATGCTGATCGACAACATGTCTTCGCTGGCCGAGCAGAAGGTTGAGGTGTTGTACATCGAGCACCTGGAGACCGACCAACACCTTCACAAACTGCAGAAGTACAGGGCGTTGGGTAACCGGACACGCAGCGGCTCGCACATGATCAAACATCACCTCGACACAGTGAACGACGGCGCGCTGAAAAACGGCAGCGACAAACATGACTATTACCACTTGATCAAAACCGCTCACCGCCATGGCATCGAAGTGCGGCCCTTCAGCTCATCCGTCAGTTATGACTATGCCGACAACGAAGTGGCTTCTGCGCTGAACGACTCGCTGGCGACGCAAAAGATGGCCGTGTTTTTCGGCAACAAGATCATCAGCCAGGACGTCCAGGCGCATCCCTCCAGACGCTGGATTGCGCTGCTTGACCACCGGCTCGCCAATACCCGGCATCGGCAGCCCGGGATCAGTGAGTTGCAAGGCGTATTGAGCCTGCGCGTTGAAGACGGCGCACGGGGCGGACCCATCCGGATTGCTGCCGACACCGATACCGTGAACCGTGCCGCATCCCGCGCCGACTTCATCGCTCAGGTCGGCAACCCGACCCTCAGCGAAGCCGCCGGTGCCGCTGCGCAGGTCAGCCCGTCAAACACCTCACTGGACGGAGCGCTGCAGCTCTTACTTGAAGGGCGTCCAAACTCGCAGTGGGGGATCGACCCCCAACGCCGCGCGTTCGTTTCCCCTTCCCGCAACGACACAAACCCCTATGTCGGTGATCACGGTTTCGACCTGAACCCGGGCGGGCACTGGACCCGTGCCGATGCGGCGTCCTGGGTCGATGAATACCCGCTGGGTGCGATCCAGCAATCATTGATCGACAGCCACTATCAGTTGCCGGTGCACATGAGGACGGTCTTTCATGACTTGGCCCATTTCCGCCATCGTGGCCTGAACCCGGATTACTTTTTTGTCGAAAGCCATCTGCTGGAGGTCCGGGACGCGTTCTTCACAATCGCCAAAGAGCTGCAGATAGACGCCCGCTCTGTACTCACGACGGCGCTGCCGGAGCGGGTGATCCTTCCTCAGGTCAAAGCCGAGACGCCACTGAGCATGGTGATCGAAGAGCTGTACGAAAACACCTCGGGGCTGGTGGTCGGTGAAACGCATTCGGCGATAGCCAGCAAGCGCTTCATTCTCGACCACATGGAACATCTCGCCCGGCAGGACGTGAAGACGCTGTACATGGAGCACTTACTGACCGACATCCACCAGACCGACCTTGACCGCTTCGCCGACACCGGAGCGATGAGCAAGCGCCTGCTGCACGACCTCAAGCACCTGGACAAAGGCTTCGGCACTGACCCCTCGGGCGTCTATTCATTTGAGAACCTGGTGGTTCAGGCCAGGCGGCATGGCATTGAGATCCGCGCCGTGGATTGCGCCGCCAGTTATTACATTCGCCACGTGCCGACCAATTCCGACACCACCCGCCAGCAAGTGCTGAGCTACTTTGCCTCACGCACGATGCGCAGGCATCAACAGGTCATGGGTTCACACAAATGGATTGCGCTGGTGGGTGAATCCCATGCCAATACGTTCAAAAACAGCGTGCCCGGGATTGCCGAACTGGAACGAGGCATTGGCGTGCGGGTAGTGGATGTGGCCCCGGGACAGGGTCAAGGCATCACGATCGATCCGGGCGAGCTGGTGCTTGGCGGCATAGGACAGGAGCGGGTAGCGGTGAAGAATGATTTCCGTATCCAGATCGAATTGCCTGCGCGACCCCAGCTGGCGATTCCGGTGGAGGCCAGGCTGCACAACCCGGGCATGTTCCTCGTCGACGCGTCCAATCCGTTACAGCCGACCGTCATTCACCGGGCAAGGGATTTGACGCTCAAGGAAACACCCGTGCGATATGACCCTGCGGGCAAGGTTTATGTGGAGCGCGAAGGCTGGCCGCAGGTTCATCGCCAACGGTTCAACGGCCTTGAAGCCTTGATCGAAGCGCTGGGAGAGATGAACCTCAAGCACGTAGGCTGACGGGTCAGTCCTGGGTTTTTGAAAGCGTCGGAATGCGCTGCTCCAGCACCTGGTGCAGCGCGCTGTCGGCCGGCCAGTTGCGCATGAAGCGCGCGCGGTCCTTGGCAAAAGCGGCGGCGAAAGAGGCGTGGGAGCTGTGCTGACACATCGCATCCAGATCGATGAGCGACCAGCGATCCTCGTGCCAGAAGACGTTATGACCCTTCAGATCGCCGTGGCTGATGCGTTCGCGAATCAACTGTGCAAACAGCACATCCAGCGCCTGTAGCTCGGCTTCGGGCGCATTGCCTGACGCTACAAAAGGCGCAAAGCGTTCAATGACGTCAGGCCCGGGCAAGTATTCGGTCACCAGGTACGCCTCGCGACGCAGCCACAGGAAACGTCTCTCAAGGAGCGCCAGAGGCTTGGGTGTGGCAATGCCGAGAAACTCCAGCCGATTGCCTTCTCGCCATGAATGCCACGCACGGGACGGCCGCCAGAAGCGCTTGAGCCAGTGCGCAAGGTTCTTGATGTTATAACGCTTGATCACCAACTCGCGGCCGGCGACGTCTACCTTGGCGACGCTGGCCGCACCACCTGTTTTGTACAGATGACCGCCATCGACCAGCCCGTCCGCCCGCTCCAGAATCGGGAGCATCGTGGCCACCTCCTCACGGCGAATGGCGCGCAAGGCGAACGGCCCGTCTTCGACACTGAACAGGCTGCATTCACGGCCGATCTTGATCAGGTAATCGCGCAACCGCCAACTGCGCACCTTGTCGATCTGCTTTTGCAGCGCCTCGACCGGCAAGCCGTGCTCGCCGTTGCTCAGCAGGTAATAGACCAATAATTCCTCGGTGAAAGGCTCCAGCGACTTCGGCAACTGGGCAAAGAAGACGCCAAGGTTCTCCAGCACCTTTTGCCGGGACAACGGCTTGCCCGCTTCCTCGACGCGAATGCCCGCGCCGTCGATCAAATACAACGTCGAGCCCTGACGCAGCAGGTTGTCCAGATGCAGGTCCTCTTGCCAAAGGCCTTTGGCGTGCATCTGGCCCACGGCGGCCAAGGCATCGCCGAGCACCGACTGTTGTTCAGCGGCCAATGGGGGCAGGCTCTCTACGGATTTCCAGGCATCGCCCAGGCTCTGGGCTTGATCCAGAAATTCGAACAGCAACCAGCCGCCCTCACCTTCCTGCAGACCGTCAGCCAGCAGCAATGGGGTTGGCAAACGCTGTTTCGCCAATGCCTGCACGCCGTCGCGTTCACGCTGAAAGTGTCGAGGGGCTTTCGACCCAACCAGCAACTTGGCCAACACCGTGCGCCCGCGCCAAATGCCAGCACCAACATAACGCTGACCCGGCAGCACGCGCAGCAGGCTGAGCAACTGAAGCTCGGCAGGACCCGCCGCATCCTCCAGGGCAATGCTCATTGGCAGTGCCGGAGTGCGGCCGGCGTTTTTCAGTTCAGACAAACGCATCGGCGCCCTCTTTTATCAAGCCCGGATCCAGACCGCAGATCTGAGCGGCAAT
The nucleotide sequence above comes from Pseudomonas lutea. Encoded proteins:
- a CDS encoding membrane-targeted effector domain-containing toxin, with amino-acid sequence METLSTHSPALDRLTTLAAVLDAECLHLPDTATSLDASADTQRITRSAPLHLANSRFWEAVSARDISRRELFVTGLELTLRDDVLLNIEEGELHREYSRCLPGMDAQEHVVFSALELQVDPHTCIELAGAIIATAQAGQTLLCLPGQSVEGFVSHEALLQALARRINHPVLRLPLLRLMHESTRQAWLEIGAGGDIFPEPISPADFQLRPVKGSPYEHALDQLLAKQRVEIDELLETGDNLSPEVLAARLEDRLRQPKSWGPEAVVAAAQDRRFLRERRRAQPAWLEMASEEQRERYVAGLMAYEQARSALTSVMGSAACAEQFARSHLRARLANDLGQDIDPDDVLITTERALPLTEQPYTVSRSLTQLALYGLHPGDTGQDSAFQARTRITYAGEPLEPELAGLTPSYLADVISEQDLRARFGPAQREALGSPVTQRMMCEAMHLQLVAQARGAELQGYIQPADLLMIESLDPHTTAPASPHVAVQHIKLNGRDTLGSVLVLRKLDAAGQPDGLLMFTPDSPRARNFQRFENDRQLLVELVSWSASAELTGFLLNQISAERRDTLKHQLQNLSEKPAPIPDWLSFTTLADYSTGLRALVSARVKVTLSEQQQHTPHWFLRASPEQRQQMVAAEDALVGAADLYTSAARTQAIDFNSYMHQTARQQLSQLLGVAPGTVDPDRIIVRTPRETLSYTQLLRDGYDDSIGLLNASADTTASFYGPEGVDLSPLSPENVAASVRGQWVADQYIAMIRGQLLDPTNEGYAWSRRHSLLLTQLQMRADALRSFLEGHIDASQLDWLTGSVLNMHHKSPAERLRYPVYPLRVNVQAGITGVPAEIIHGCFLLRPPEAKTLDQVLLYTPQAPDGRAFRPLTAFSNTLLSEGMGDYYLSRARLKAGMPLAFAFADLKHGKGRKPSLPREPFRDLYDVCFNQVIERRIRDVQDTEKGRADMLARQLWGGFELIATAVTLPFPPASFAVGMLIAGVDGYRALSALSERDHAAASVHVLSVWLNAAGAAGDLHSGIKGLGGVLKELAGPGKAGRRVRSIPQPTDETLRPVVVENTLFWAGQPSGNRHVPLYRTQALLPETLQPTGHYARTDASGIWHALQQDTPPVPGNDVAHLPSGYAVNVSLKEAVVHASEHGRGVKVLRGNCYVSLHGQIFQVQYDPGLSTWQIIDPRNPFAFFGRQPVRLDSQRQWQLLEPARLKGGVLPAFHRLGETPAGPTTAVGDISDYEMPESLQRYIFGIVSPRQAERFEEGPFGLREFFDAVFKTGRSTYKALRENLYRDARMFFEQPWLPGKPALPVLEEGITVPDFFKVALETSNGLVIGEAPTSVASKQMLIDNMSSLAEQKVEVLYIEHLETDQHLHKLQKYRALGNRTRSGSHMIKHHLDTVNDGALKNGSDKHDYYHLIKTAHRHGIEVRPFSSSVSYDYADNEVASALNDSLATQKMAVFFGNKIISQDVQAHPSRRWIALLDHRLANTRHRQPGISELQGVLSLRVEDGARGGPIRIAADTDTVNRAASRADFIAQVGNPTLSEAAGAAAQVSPSNTSLDGALQLLLEGRPNSQWGIDPQRRAFVSPSRNDTNPYVGDHGFDLNPGGHWTRADAASWVDEYPLGAIQQSLIDSHYQLPVHMRTVFHDLAHFRHRGLNPDYFFVESHLLEVRDAFFTIAKELQIDARSVLTTALPERVILPQVKAETPLSMVIEELYENTSGLVVGETHSAIASKRFILDHMEHLARQDVKTLYMEHLLTDIHQTDLDRFADTGAMSKRLLHDLKHLDKGFGTDPSGVYSFENLVVQARRHGIEIRAVDCAASYYIRHVPTNSDTTRQQVLSYFASRTMRRHQQVMGSHKWIALVGESHANTFKNSVPGIAELERGIGVRVVDVAPGQGQGITIDPGELVLGGIGQERVAVKNDFRIQIELPARPQLAIPVEARLHNPGMFLVDASNPLQPTVIHRARDLTLKETPVRYDPAGKVYVEREGWPQVHRQRFNGLEALIEALGEMNLKHVG